A single window of Meiothermus sp. DNA harbors:
- the proC gene encoding pyrroline-5-carboxylate reductase, whose protein sequence is MKLAIVGVGKMGKSILEGLLRAEMLEPGEIGILDTPERTQEVVYETGVTPLTLEDLRRCERILLSVQPKDIATLAPQIAHPNTGYISIMAGVSTAVLSRRLGTRRVVRCMPNLAATIGKSSTAITGPREAEEAGDLAFARALFTTVGDVYDLPERLFDAFTGMSASAPAYVAVVAEALADGGVRQGIPRAQALRLAADVLIATGELLRKKHPAVLKDEVSSPGGTTIYGLAALEARAVRAALIEAVEAATLRGHELGREE, encoded by the coding sequence ATGAAATTGGCCATTGTGGGTGTGGGCAAGATGGGCAAAAGCATTTTAGAGGGGTTGCTGCGGGCCGAGATGCTCGAGCCGGGCGAGATTGGCATCCTGGATACCCCCGAGCGCACCCAAGAGGTGGTTTATGAGACCGGGGTCACGCCCCTCACACTCGAAGACTTGCGCCGCTGTGAGCGGATCCTGCTGAGTGTGCAACCCAAGGATATTGCGACCCTGGCTCCCCAGATTGCCCACCCCAACACCGGCTACATCTCCATTATGGCCGGGGTGTCTACAGCTGTGCTTTCGCGCCGTCTGGGCACCCGGCGGGTGGTACGCTGCATGCCCAACCTGGCCGCCACCATCGGCAAAAGCTCTACCGCCATCACCGGCCCCCGCGAGGCCGAGGAGGCCGGCGATCTGGCTTTTGCAAGGGCTTTGTTCACCACAGTAGGTGACGTTTACGACCTACCCGAACGCCTGTTCGATGCCTTTACCGGTATGTCGGCCTCGGCCCCGGCTTATGTGGCGGTGGTGGCGGAAGCCCTGGCCGACGGGGGAGTTAGGCAAGGTATCCCGCGGGCCCAGGCCCTGCGGCTTGCGGCGGATGTGCTTATTGCCACTGGCGAGCTCTTACGCAAGAAGCACCCGGCGGTGCTCAAGGATGAGGTCAGTAGCCCTGGTGGCACCACCATCTACGGCTTGGCAGCGCTCGAGGCCCGCGCCGTGCGGGCAGCCCTGATCGAGGCCGTGGAGGCTGCAACCCTGCGGGGTCACGAGTTGGGCAGGGAAGAGTAG
- the aroH gene encoding chorismate mutase — protein MMRGVRGAITVEEDTREAILSATRELLQKMLEVNQITDFDTIGAMFFTLTDDLRAAFPAEAARQLGMQMVPLINSREIPVPGALPRVIRVMMLWNTEVPQKQVKHVYLREAVRLRPDLESAQ, from the coding sequence ATGATGCGAGGGGTGCGGGGCGCTATTACGGTTGAAGAAGATACGCGCGAGGCTATTCTGAGTGCGACCCGCGAGCTATTGCAGAAGATGCTCGAGGTCAACCAGATCACAGACTTTGACACCATTGGAGCCATGTTTTTCACCCTGACCGACGACCTTCGCGCGGCCTTTCCCGCCGAGGCCGCCCGGCAGCTAGGAATGCAGATGGTTCCCCTCATTAACTCCCGCGAAATACCGGTGCCGGGCGCTTTGCCCAGGGTCATCCGGGTGATGATGCTATGGAACACCGAGGTTCCTCAAAAGCAGGTCAAGCACGTGTATTTGCGCGAGGCGGTGCGCTTGCGGCCGGATCTCGAGAGTGCGCAATAG
- the rpmE gene encoding 50S ribosomal protein L31 yields the protein MKEKIHPKLVPCKIICNGEVVMQTYSTKPEIHVEVWSGNHPFWTGQQRFVDTEGRVEKFQKKFGGTYGKKANKKQ from the coding sequence ATGAAAGAGAAAATTCACCCCAAGCTGGTTCCCTGCAAAATCATCTGCAACGGTGAAGTAGTCATGCAGACCTACAGCACCAAGCCCGAGATTCATGTCGAGGTTTGGAGCGGTAACCACCCCTTCTGGACAGGCCAGCAACGCTTTGTGGACACCGAGGGCCGGGTCGAGAAGTTCCAGAAGAAGTTCGGCGGCACCTACGGCAAGAAAGCCAACAAAAAGCAGTAA
- the miaA gene encoding tRNA (adenosine(37)-N6)-dimethylallyltransferase MiaA, with amino-acid sequence MPDTPQPPHLIPVLTGPTATGKTELALRLGRLFPLAVVSADASMVYQGMDIGTAKPSLAERQQVRHYLIDLLHPDQPFSVWDYVREAEAAIATILEQNQIPLVVGGSGYYIRALSEGLHPLPPPDLELQTQLWEVIATRGPGSLLAELEAASPEDAVRVQRNPRRLVRAVEVLRRTGVPPAKIPRRAPRFRYQKLILWPPWEWLEPRLKARVEQMFEQGLVQEVEGLLVRYPQMPTALQSIGYKEVAGFLQGKYTLEEAQEAVVLATRAYAKRQYTWFRKEPGRVSFLPFGADAAWAGVQSWFESSIQGF; translated from the coding sequence ATGCCTGATACCCCCCAGCCCCCTCATCTCATCCCTGTCCTAACCGGACCAACGGCGACCGGCAAGACCGAGCTGGCCTTGCGCTTGGGTCGTTTGTTTCCGCTGGCGGTGGTCTCTGCTGATGCCAGCATGGTGTACCAGGGAATGGACATCGGAACCGCCAAGCCCAGTCTGGCCGAGCGACAGCAGGTCAGGCATTATCTGATAGACCTTCTACACCCCGACCAACCCTTTAGCGTCTGGGATTATGTGCGCGAGGCCGAAGCAGCCATCGCTACCATCCTCGAGCAAAATCAAATCCCCCTGGTAGTGGGCGGAAGCGGTTATTACATCAGGGCCCTATCGGAGGGGCTCCACCCGCTTCCCCCACCCGACCTAGAGCTCCAGACCCAGCTTTGGGAGGTGATAGCGACGCGGGGGCCAGGCTCTTTGTTGGCCGAGCTCGAGGCGGCCAGCCCCGAGGATGCTGTGCGGGTGCAGCGCAACCCCCGCCGATTGGTACGGGCGGTAGAGGTTTTACGCCGCACCGGCGTGCCGCCGGCCAAGATTCCCAGACGGGCACCCCGGTTCCGGTATCAAAAACTAATCTTGTGGCCCCCCTGGGAATGGCTCGAGCCTCGCCTAAAAGCCCGGGTCGAACAGATGTTCGAGCAAGGCCTGGTGCAGGAAGTCGAAGGCTTGCTGGTTAGGTATCCTCAAATGCCCACCGCTCTGCAGAGTATCGGCTACAAGGAAGTTGCGGGCTTTTTGCAGGGAAAATACACGCTCGAGGAAGCCCAGGAGGCCGTAGTGTTGGCTACGCGGGCCTATGCCAAACGCCAGTACACCTGGTTCCGCAAGGAACCCGGCCGGGTAAGCTTTTTGCCTTTTGGCGCCGATGCAGCCTGGGCTGGGGTGCAGAGCTGGTTTGAAAGCAGCATCCAGGGTTTTTGA
- a CDS encoding Hsp20/alpha crystallin family protein produces the protein MTIERYDAVERLQAIRQQLDELSRRFASQEALGEWVPAVDVLDEGTQFRILVDVPGVKNEDLELLEEGQTITLAGVRHSVIGSYARQERPAGSFRRTLTLPEAIRPNSAQASLKGGVLELILQKARKTPHKRKK, from the coding sequence ATGACCATCGAGCGCTATGACGCAGTTGAGCGTCTACAAGCCATCCGCCAGCAACTCGACGAGCTCTCGAGGCGCTTTGCTTCGCAAGAAGCCCTGGGCGAATGGGTGCCGGCAGTAGACGTATTGGACGAAGGAACGCAGTTTCGCATTTTGGTAGACGTGCCCGGTGTAAAAAACGAGGATCTGGAGCTGCTCGAGGAGGGCCAGACCATTACCTTGGCTGGTGTGCGGCATTCAGTAATAGGCAGTTATGCCCGCCAGGAACGTCCCGCAGGCTCGTTCCGCCGTACCCTCACCTTGCCCGAGGCCATCCGCCCCAATAGCGCCCAGGCTTCCCTCAAAGGGGGGGTGCTCGAGCTAATCCTGCAAAAAGCCCGTAAAACCCCCCACAAGCGCAAGAAGTAA
- a CDS encoding thymidine kinase, which yields MPHLPHHQGWIEVVVGPMFSGKSDELIRRIKRALIARQRVLVFKPRLDDRYHATDVFSHDGRRAEAVPVRDSAELRVHLTDPLPDVVAVDEAQFFDAGLVGLVLELADKGVRVICAGLDMDFRGEPFGIMPDLLSRAEYVEKLYAVCPVCGAPATRTQRFVNGKPARYDDPVILVGASEAYEPRCRKCHTVVTQEVQEIL from the coding sequence ATGCCCCATCTTCCGCACCACCAGGGTTGGATTGAAGTTGTGGTTGGGCCGATGTTCTCGGGAAAGTCCGACGAGCTAATTCGGCGTATCAAGCGGGCCTTAATTGCCCGGCAGCGGGTGCTGGTATTCAAGCCGCGCCTGGACGACCGCTACCATGCCACCGACGTCTTTAGCCACGATGGCAGGCGGGCCGAAGCCGTCCCGGTGCGGGACTCGGCTGAGCTTCGGGTTCATTTGACCGACCCCCTGCCCGATGTGGTGGCCGTGGACGAGGCGCAGTTTTTCGATGCAGGCCTGGTCGGGCTGGTGCTCGAACTCGCCGACAAGGGGGTACGGGTAATTTGCGCCGGGCTGGATATGGATTTTCGGGGAGAGCCCTTTGGCATCATGCCCGACCTGCTGAGCCGGGCCGAATACGTGGAGAAACTCTACGCGGTGTGTCCGGTATGCGGAGCCCCCGCAACCCGCACCCAGCGCTTCGTCAACGGAAAACCCGCCCGATACGACGATCCGGTCATTTTGGTGGGGGCCAGCGAAGCCTACGAACCGCGCTGCCGCAAGTGCCACACCGTGGTGACCCAGGAGGTGCAGGAGATTCTCTAA